One Hordeum vulgare subsp. vulgare chromosome 4H, MorexV3_pseudomolecules_assembly, whole genome shotgun sequence DNA window includes the following coding sequences:
- the LOC123447994 gene encoding tubby-like F-box protein 13 gives MSFRSIVRDVRDGFGSLSRRGFDIRILGHGRGRSHGAVHELHDPVPVIQSSCWANLPSELLRDVIERLEASEATWPCRKNVVACAAVCRTWREMCKEIVKNPEFCGKITFPVSLKQPGPRDGTMQCFIKRDRSTQTYYLYLCLTSAVLVENGKFLLSAKRICRATCTEYIISMNANSISRSTDTYIGKMRSNFLGTKFVMYDTQPPYNASSVSHSGTTSRRFYSKKGSAKVPCSTYSIAQVSYELNVLGTRGPRRMRCVMHSIPASSLEAGGSVPCQPDIIFSRSLGESFSSMPVSKSSVMDHSMRFSSARFSDVSIGGGPAIRGQALSDGEDLKDTPLILRNKVPRWHEQLQCWCLNFRGRVTVASVKNFQLTAAAHPAAGAPTPPQPAPAPPPEHDKVILQFGKVAKDMFTMDYRYPLSAFQAFALSLSSFDTKLACE, from the exons ATGTCATTCCGTAGCATTGTGCGCGATGTAAGGGATGGCTTTGGGAGCTTATCTCGAAGAGGATTTGACATCAGGATTCTGGGCCATGGCAGAGGGAGATCTCATGGTGCTGTCCATGAGTTGCATGACCCCGTGCCTGTAATCCAGAGCAGCTGCTGGGCTAACTTGCCTTCCGAATTGCTTCGAGATGTTATTGAGAGATTGGAGGCTAGTGAGGCTACATGGCCTTGTAGGAAGAATGTTGTTGCTTGTGCAGCTGTCTGCAGAACATGGAGAGAGATGTGTAAAGAGATTGTAAAAAATCCGGAGTTTTGTGGAAAGATCACTTTTCCTGTGTCCCTCAAGCAG CCTGGCCCTCGGGATGGAACTATGCAGTGCTTCATTAAGCGGGATAGATCTACCCAAACCTACTACCTGTACCTCTGCCTTACCTCAG CTGTGCTTGTCGAAAATGGCAAATTCCTTCTGTCAGCAAAAAGGATCTGCCGTGCAACATGTACAGAATATATAATATCTATGAACGCGAACAGTATATCAAGGTCTACCGACACCTACATTGGAAAAATGAG GTCAAATTTCCTTGGCACCAAGTTTGTAATGTATGACACACAGCCTCCTTACAATGCAAGTAGTGTTTCACATTCTGGGACGACAAGCCGAAGATTCTACTCCAAGAAAGGGTCGGCGAAGGTTCCTTGCAGCACATACAGCATAGCTCAGGTCTCCTATGAGCTCAACGTCTTGGGAACCCGTGGTCCTAGGCGGATGCGCTGCGTAATGCACTCCATCCCTGCCTCATCgctcgaggctggtggcagtgtccCTTGCCAACCGGATATCATCTTCTCCCGTTCCCTGGGTGAATCTTTCAGCAGCATGCCGGTCTCAAAATCTTCCGTCATGGACCATTCCATGCGTTTCAGCAGCGCCAGATTCTCTGATGTCTCAATAGGAGGCGGCCCGGCGATCAGAGGACAGGCCTTGAGCGACGGCGAGGATTTGAAGGACACACCTTTGATTCTCCGCAATAAGGTTCCAAGATGGCATGAGCAGCTGCAGTGCTGGTGCCTCAACTTCCGTGGCCGGGTGACCGTGGCTTCTGTCAAGAACTTCCAGCTCACTGCCGCCGCGCACCCTGCTGCTGGAGCGCCAACTCCACCACAACCTGCGCCAGCACCCCCGCCCGAGCATGATAAGGTGATACTTCAGTTCGGGAAGGTTGCCAAGGATATGTTCACCATGGACTACCGGTACCCTCTCTCGGCCTTCCAGGCCTTCGCCTTGTCCCTGAGCAGCTTCGACACCAAGTTGGCGTGCGAATAG